CGAATCGCCGTGGGAATCTCGGCATAGTGAACCTTCTGGCAGCAGGGACAAAAACCGGCGTGCCCACGATGTTCGCTGATCTCGATGGGCGTGGCAACGATTTCCACCTGCTGGACGACGCGCGGCTCGACCTTCCGCGACTGGAGCTCGCCGCCGCAGTCGGGGCAATGCGTCAGACAATAATCGAACGTATGGTCGATTTCGTCGGGAGCAAACGGGATCCGCTCGTGTCGCGGATGACCGGGCTGCGCACCCCGTTTCCGTTTGCCACCACTGGCGGCGGCGGGACGCGGCGGCTTGATCAAGTCGCTGGAAGGCGGTTTGGAGGAGTTGGCCGAGTTCTTGTTGGCCTTGGCCAACTCGGCTTCCAGAACGGCCAATCGTTGCTCCAGGCCTTCAACGCGTCGCTGAAGGACTTCGCAATTCGGGCACGGCTTGTCGGCGGGCTGCGTCATAGCGCCGCCAAGTTACCCGATCACCTACAAAACCTCGAATACCGATTTACCCAAAAATCCGTGAACGCTTACGAATCGCTACAAGCTGTGCGTTACCTCGCCGCCGTACCAAAATTCGTTCGACTATACCGACATCTATCGGCCCGAGCTTTTTCTCGGGGGCTTTATGGCAACACAAGCGGAGCTAAAGGCATTAAGGCAACACACAATTCGGTCGCATGTTCAGGCGAATTGGCCGCGCCCCACTGACGAGGAACTAGGCGGAATCCTTTGAGGAGTCGTGAATAGGTTGCGGAATGGCTCCGAGCACCTCTGGGAGCTCCGGATTCCGCTAAGGGTGCAGGCGTATTTTGAGGACATGCGGACAGTTCTTCGCCAACTGCTCGATCTCGCGGAGCCGAAGGCGCAACTCTGGTTCGTTGTTGCGACATCAGCGTACGCTGGAATCGAGGTGCCCGTCGACTTTATTTGCGCCGAAATCGCAAGTGATATCGGATGGTCGGTTCGTGAAATCGGAGTCTTGCGAGATTTGCGATCGTCCGGCCAACATTGGAACAGGCTAAATGGCAACACCGAGCGGCGTGTGGCGCTGCGCGAGAGCGTAATCGTACTTTCGAGGTAACAAGCCTGATGCCAGAACCGACGAGCGCCGGATGCGACGCACGCGGCGCACGTCCGAACATGCCACGCGTGCTTTGGGTGGCTACCGACGACCAACGCACTGAGTCGTGGCCGCGATCCTGTCGTGCGGCCTTACTTCGGCGGGCGCAGCAGGGCTTGGATTGCCGGCTGGGTCTTGTTTTCTTGCGTCACGAGCGTCGGCGGCATGGGCTGGTTTTTTTCGACTTTTTCGCCCTTGAGCGCCGCGGCGGCGGCTTTGACGGCCAGTTCGCCCATCCGCACCGGGTCTTGTAGCACCAGCGCGTCGATGATTTTTTGATCCAAGGCGTCGGCGATGACTTCCGTCGAATCGAAGCCGACGAAGCGGATGTGCCGGCCTTGCGATTGGGCCGTTTTCAAGGCGTTGATCGCGCCGATCGTGCCGTCTTCGTTCGAGGCAAAAATGCCGGCCAGATCCGGGTGGCTGAGGATCATGTCTTGGGCCATGCGGTTGGCCGACTGGGCGTCGCTCTTGTGGAATTGCTCGGCGACGAGTTCGACCTTCGTGCCTTTGATCGCTTCGCGAAAACCGTCTTCGCGATCCATCGTGCTGGCCGAGCCGGGGTCGTTGCGGAGCATGGCCACTTTGCCGCCGTCGTTGCCGAGCAGCTTGACCATTTCGCGGCCGGCCATGCGTCCGCCCTCTTTATTGTCGGTGGCGACGAAAGACGTGTAGTCGTCGGTGTCGACCGCCGAATCCATCACCACGACGGGAATTTGTTTGTGGGCATTGCGGATCGGCTCGGCCAGGGCCTTGGCGTCTTGGGGCGCGATGACCACGGCCACGGCCCCCTTGGCCATCATGTCGCTGAGCAGCCGGATTTGGACGTCGGTGTCGGTCTCGCGGGCCGGGCCGTCCCAATCGATGGCGACATGCGATTCCTCGGCACCTTTTTTGGCCCCGGCATGGACCATTTCCCAGAAGGTGGAGTTGGTGGATTTCGGAATGACGGCGATTTTTGCCACTGCCGCCGGCCGATTGCAGCCGGCAAACAACACTCCTGCCATCGATAAACAACAAACCACTGCAATGCTTCGCCTCATGGCCAACTCCCCCGCGTGTGCGTTCGATCCAATCCGGAATAGAACGGCTAGTATAGCGGAGCGCGGAGAAATTTTCGCCCGTGCGGCGAACCTTCCGGCGGCAAGCCCGTCGTGGCATGCCTCGACCCGACCGCAAGCGCATTGCGCGGGGGCCATTTCGGTTCGCTCGCCGAATCGAATTTTCGCGAACGCACTGGGCCGCCGCGTTGTTGTCAGCCTCATTTCATGGGGCCGGCGACAAACACCCTTACTTCGTCGTGGTCTCGCCGGGCTTTTGGACGGTGACCGGCTCGATCGGCGATGGGCCAATGGTCGACGCGGGGCCCGGAAGGGAATCGGACGCGGCAGCCGTCGCAGGTTGAACCGGCTTCTGCGTTTGCTCGATCGATGTCTGTTCGGGCGCTTTCGGCGACGGCGACTTGACGGGAATTACGCTTGCCGGCGATTGAACGGTCGTCGAATTCCCGGTCGCGTCCTCGTTCGAATTGCTTGTGGAACCGCTCGTGGCTGGAACCGCCGGGCCGGAGCCTGAATGGGTCGGCTGGGCGGTCGCTGGTTTCGCCGCTCCCGATGCGACGTCGCCCGAGAATGTCGACACCAGCGATTTGTTCATCGTGAATCCGACGAGGAACCAGCCGTTTGTCTCGCTGGAAACGAACGATCCGGCCGGGCCGAAATAATGGCTCACCGTTTCGAATTCGGGTAGTGTTCGGCCGTCGATCTTTTGCTTGCGCGGAGCGCCGTCTTTTCCATCGCCGAGCACTGCGTTGAGCAGTTGGCCGAGCATCGTTTCCGATTGCGGCATGCGGCCCGTGCGAATCAATTCGTAGGTGGGCCGATATTCCTCGGAGGTGCGCGAAAACAAGCGAAAGCTGATCTGATTGGCGCCGAGCTGTTTCGCCTGTTCCGCGATCAGCCGATAGTCGGGGCAACCAGCGAGGCCCTCGTTCTCGTGGGCTTGATGAAGCACTTTCTCCAAGAAGCTCATGTGCGATGCGACGAACAAATGCCCGTAGGCGACGGTCATGGCCGAGTTCGTGGGGATCAGCCGATCTTCCTTTGCGTGTTTCGCGTCGGACTGGCGGGCATCGTCGTCGGCCCGATCGGCATGCTCGACGCCATCCGGGTTTTCGATTTTCACGTCGGGCACGGCGACTTGCTCATCGCTGATTTCCCAAATCACGTGCCCTTCGAATTCGCGACGGACGGCGTCACCCTTCATCAGCTTTTCAAGGGTGTCGGCCAGCATTTTTTCGTTGGTGCCCTCGACGGCCACGAGCAGCCGTTCGCTCTTGGTGTTGATCGGCAATTGATAGTCGCTGATGATCGTGACCCGATTGCCCAAGTTGCCGATGAAATCTTTCACCACGTCGACCTTGGGTCCGTCGGGGTCGTTTTTCAGGCTATCGAGAACGTCGTGAAAGACGCCTTTCTCGGCCATTATTTCGTCGACCAGCGTTTCGCTCGCGGCAAATGCCGTTTTGACATCGACATTGAAGCTGGTGTAGGTGGCGACCTGTTTCGGAACCCAGGCTTGCGGCTCCAGATCGCTTCCGACCGGGAAATTCAACATCCGCGCGGCCAGATCGTATTTCTCGCTAGTCGATTCATGCCCCGGCAGCGGCGGAGCGTACACCATCGTGCGATGAATCAGCTCACACTTGTCGGCCGAGAAGTTGACGAATCCGCCGACCCCTTGCACCGCCGTAAAGCCTTGGTTCTTCAGGGCCTGGTAAATGTCGATCCCGCGGCGCCGTTCGCGGGTCGTCAGCGAGCGAATCATTTCGACGTAGCCGAAGGGATCGACGAACCACCGCAAGTGGGGCTTGGTGGCGCCGGCCGATCGCGCACAGCGAGTCATGATGCTGTCGAACGATTTTAAGTTGGCGAGGCTATCTTTTCGGCCATCTTTGGCGGCCGCAACGATCGACTGCAGCACGTCAGGATCGTCGGAGGCGGCAAGCAGATCGCCGGTGAGAATGTAGGCCACTTGCTGGATACGCCGCTGGCCCTCTTGCTGCGGCAGCGCGAAGATCACCGGCGCGCCGTCGTCGTGCGGCATGCGTTGCGCGCCGCGACCGGTCAATCGGGCATCGATCTTGGCCACGAGCGCCGCGGCTTGTTGTTGATGCCCCGTCACATCCACCAGCACGACGACGGCCATGCGTCCCGGGCCCGGCCGAACCGTGGCCAGGCTCACCTCGCCGCCGGGGACGCCGTTGAAGTCGTCCCACGAGAGGCCGAGGCCTTGCAACCGCTGAACGCCGTTTTCGTGCAGTTGGCGCTGGAAGTCCTTGACGAAATCCTGCAGCACCGGGTCGTTGACGAGCAAACCCCATTGCGATCGATTGAAGGCGTCGCGCAGGGCTTCGATATCACCGATCGACACGTAGCCCTTCGTCGTGTCGGGCAGCAGGTTCTCGCTTTTGGGCGCGGCGTTGGCGGCGCTGCCCAGGAGCATCGCCACGCAACCGCACGCGAATCGAAACGCCGCCAATCCATTGCTCCGCGACAACAGACGGGTCACAGGATGCTCCTTGCCAAATAACAGGCTAAATCACCGCAGAAGTTCGTGAATCGTATCAGGTCGGAAAGCCTGACGGTTGGCGCCACCAGTCCAGCTTGCAAGCGATGCGAATGCCGCGTCGGATCCGAATCGGGTCGTTGATATGCACCACAGGCTAACCGCGGATGTTTCGCGACCGCGCGAAGGATCGCCGCCGCGCCGCGTTCGTCCGGATACAGGTTGTATCGGAATCCCGGGGCGAGACTCTTATGCGACAGTTGGCAAATGGTTAGATTGCAACGCTGCCGCAGACGCGGTAAACCACGCCGATGGGGAGCTGCGATAGCGTTGCTGGCGGCGAAATTCGATAGTTTGCGGAAATCAGCGTGAGTGTAACGTCACCGCGTGTTTCATTGGATTGAAATCGCGCGTCGCGCGGGTGTGGAAAGTCCGTCCGCCACGAGGCGTTATCGAAAACGCGTCCCATACAGGGCCAAGGTCGTTGCGATGCCCGATTTTCGAAGCGAAAGCCTGAGCTACGATCCGATTCATGGCTACATCCCGTTTGTCTCGGGAAGCGGCCTGCCGGACGGAGAAATCGGCGAGCGGCAAATCATCGATCATCCCTGGCTGCAGCGGATGCGGCAGATTCACCAATTGCAAACCGCGTGGTGGGTGTTTCCGGCCGCCGAGCATACGCGGTTCCAACATGTCGTCGGAGTCATGCATCTGGCGAGCCGGGCCGTGGCGGGGCTGTATGAAAGTCTCAAGCAGGTTTGCCCCGATGTGCCCAGCCGCGGATATGTCGAGTCGCTGATGCGATTGGCCGGCCTGCTGCACGATGTGGGCCATGGGCCGTTCGGCCACTTTTTCGACGAACACTATCTTTCGCGTTTCGGCTTGACGCACGAGACGCTTGGCAGCGTCGTCATTCGCGACGAAGTCGGCGACCTGATCCGCCGCATTCGCCGCAATCCGCAAAGCCGCTTGGAAGACGGCGAAACGCTCGATCCGGCACAAATCGCCCTCTTGATCACTCGCCCGCGAGCGGAAGATTCGAACTCCGTCCCGCGGTGGCTACGGTTCTTGCGCAGCTTGTTTAGCGGCATCTACACGGTCGACAACATGGATTTCGTACTACGCGACGCCTACATGTCGGGCTATAGCGATCGGGCATTCGATCTCGACCGCTTGCTGCGCTACAGCTTTTTCAGCGAGGCTGGTTTGACGATCCATAGCCGCGGCGTCGGAGCGCTGTTGCGGTTTATCGGCGTGCGGGCCGAACTGTTTCGCACGATCTATTTCCACCGCACCGTGCGCGCGATCGACATTGCCTTGGCCGAACTTTTCGACGCCAGCCGGGATTGGCTGTTTGCAGGCAACCCGCTCGAACACCTGGCCGAATATCAGCATTTCACCGAATGGTCGCTGCTGGTCGACGTGGCCCGCTGGCCGGATTCGCCCGATGCCCGGAAGCGCGAAGTCGGCCTCCGCTGGCGCGACCTGCTCTCGCGCAACGTGCATTGGAAGATGATCTGCCAGCGGAACCTGGTCTATGGCGCGGCCGATGCTGAAGCGGCCAGCATTTTCAGCAATCCGCAATTCGTGGAACAGGCGATTCGCAGGCTGCTGCCGCCCGAAATACGCGAAATGCGCTTCGTCGTCGATCTGGCCCGGCATGTCCACCGGCCGCACACGCGCGGGCCGGCCGCCGGGCAGAACTTTTTGTTCGACGAATCGCACCAGAAAACGCGCCCGCTGACCGACGATCAGCTCTTTCGCCAGCTTCCGGTGAGCCACCATATCTGCCGCATTTACGCCGAAAGCGACGAGCATCGTGGCCCGCTGGCCGACGCGCTCGATCAACTTCTCGGCCCGGGCGGAGCCGATGATCTGACGAATGTATAGCCGAGGCGAGGATCGGCCGAGAGAATGCAGACTCACGCGGAATCGCGGAGGCCCCGGAAACACCTTCCGAATAATGGCTTGTTCTGCAAAAACTCAGAGTCAACAATAGAAATCGGTTTGGCAATCAATGCAGCAATCGATTGGGTGCCGTATGAAGCTCTTCATTTCGTTGCTCGCGATTCTGGCAGTAAGCAGCGCCCGTGCGGCTACGGCGCTGGCGCCGAGCAATTCGATGCGGTCGCTGAAGATCGGCGACGAAACGCGAACGTATTTGGTGCATGTTCCGAAGAGCTACAATGCAAAGCGGCCGACGCCCGTCGTGCTGATTTTTCACGGAGCGTTCACGAATGCCGCGGTGACCGTTGGCTTCACCGGCATGAACAAAAAGGCAGACGAAGCCGGCTTCATTGCCGTCTATCCAAATGGCACCGGCCTCGGCGATGCAGTTCTGTTTTGGAACGCGGGACAAGCGATCCCCGCGAAGGGCAAGACTCCCGCCGACGACGTGGCATTCGTCGGCAAGGTGCTCGACGATCTGACGAAAGTGGCGAATGTCGATCCGCGGCGGATTTATGCCACCGGGATGTCGAACGGCGGGATGATGTGCTACCGGCTGGCGGCCGAGATGTCGGACCGCATCGCCGCGATCGCGCCCGTCGCAGGCACCATGGCGATCGACAACGCGGCGCCGAAGCGGGCGGTGCCCGTCGTGCATTTTCACGGCAAGGCGGATGAAATCGTCCACTTTGGCGGAATAACGAAAGACGCCGACCGGAAGTGGATCAAATATAAATCGGTCGATGAAACGATGAAGATTTGGGCCAAGATTGATGGCTGCACCGCGGAGCCTAAAGTCGAGAAGCTCCCCGACTCGGCCCATGACGGGACAAGCGTCACGAAGACCACCTATGGCAGCGGCAACGACGGCGCCGAAGTAGTTCTATATGCCATCGACGGCGCCGGACACACTTGGCCGGGCCACGATCCGGTCGTGACATTCCTGGGCCGTTCGACGAAAAACATCGATGCCGACGACCTGATCTGGGATTTTTTCAGACGCCATCCGATGCCTTGATTTTCAGCGTTTCAGAGTGTCGCTTTCCGCGCCGCAGCCAGGCATTCGAAGGCGACGGATTCCGGCAACTCGTCCGCTTGGCGTCGAATGCATCCCGATTTCGGAAATAACCATGTTTCGTGTCACGCGCATTATCGATTTCTGCTATGGCCACCGGCTGTTGAATTACGACGGCAAGTGCAAACACCTGCACGGACATAATGGCCGGGCCGTGATCACGCTCGAGGCTCCTTCGCTCGACGAGCAAGGCATGGTGCTCGATTTCACGGATATCAAACGTGTCGTGAGCCGCTGGATCGACCAGCGGCTCGATCACCAGATGCTTCTGCATCGCGACGATCCGGCCATCCCGGCCCTCACGGCGCTCGGCGAACCGATGTATTTGCTCGATGTGAATCCGACCGCCGAGAATATCGCCCGGCTGATATTCGACTATGCCCGGGAACAAGGTTTTCCGGTGAAGGACGTGAGTCTCTGGGAAACGCCGAATTGCTTCGCAACATACGACGGCGCCTAGCAGCCGGTTAGAGCATTCGACACGGAACGTGTCTTCGCGTGCCACTGTCTGGGATGGGTGCTACTGGCTGGGTGGTGTGCCACTGGCCAGCGAAGTCGGCCAGTGCCGGCCGGCGGCTTGACGTTCCGGCTCGCAGGCGTCTGACACGAGAGCACTTGCCAAACGGCAACATGCAAGAGAGCATCGCCGAGTCCAGCGGCGCTCGCACTGGCCGACTTCGCTGGCCAGTGGCATACGGCCGTCTTCGCTGGCCAGTGGCACACGGCCCACGCCTCGACAATCCCGGCTTCGGATCAATTCGGCTTTCGCCGCGGCTTCTTCGTTTCACCGGTTTCATGTGGCTTCGATTCCTGCGGCAGCGAATCACGTTTCAAGTGGCCGACGGCATACGGAGTATGCCTGCTACGTAGTAGGCACACTCCGTGTGCCGGCGGCGATCGCAGACGGGCTTCGCCCGCGCAGAAACGAAGCGATCGACGCGATCGCGCACATCGCGGCCGACACTGAGAACGCCCATCGCAGGCCGATCATGAAGGGCGCCGCAATCAATTGCGGAAAAAAACTGCCGCCGAGCAGTTGGCTTCGCGATGCAGCCGGAAGGCTCTGCAATACATTGCCGGGCACGAGGGTGCGCATCGGGTTATAGCCCAGGAACGCCGCGAACAACGCCGATGTCGGTGGCAAGTGCGCCACCTGGGCAGCGGTGTTGGCCGGGAGGCCGGCCTTCGTGAGCGGCTCCGTGAGGGCGTTCGGCAAATGGGCGGCCAGCGCGGCGATGACGATGCTAAAGAAAAGCCCGATGCTCAGCAGCGTTGCCGCGTTTTGAAACGTCGACCGCATGCCCGAGCCGGCGCCGCGGTGTTCGGCGGGCAGGCTGTTCATGATGGCAGCCGTGTTGGGCGCGGCAAACATCCCCTGCCCGATGCCCAAAACCGTGAGCCAGCAGGCGAACGGAACGTAGGCAAAATCGGCCGGCAACATCGCCAGGCCGATAAATCCACCGACATTCACCAGCATGCCGACGCTCGTCAGCAAGCGCGAACCAATCCGATCCGAAAGCCATCCGCACACCGGTCCCGACACGCCGAAGCCGACCAGCAGCGGAATCATGTAGATCGCAGCCCACAGCGGCGTTTCCGCAAAGCGGTATCCATGCAGCGGTAGCCAAATGCCTTGCAGCCAGATGATGAGCATGAATTGCAAGCCGCCGCGGGCAAGCGACGCCAGAAAGTTGCTGATATTGCCGGCGGCAAACATGCGAATTCGAAACAACTCGAGCCGAAACATCGGATTCGCCGTCCGTCGCTCGAACACCACGAACACCGCGATCAGCACGAGCCCGACCACGATCCCGCCGATCACCAGCGGATTGGTCCAACCCATTGGCGAGCCGCCGTAGGGCTGAATGCCGTATGTCACCGCAAGAAGGAAAATCGTCAGGCCCGTGGCGAACAGCAGGTTCCCCAACCAATCGATGTGCGGATGCTCGGCCGGGCGAGCTGTTTCGCGGAGCTTCCAATAGGCCCAGAAAGTTCCGAATAGCCCGAACGGCACGCTGATCAAAAACACCAGCCGCCAATGGATGGTTGCCAGCAGGCCGCCCAGGATCAGGCCCGCAAGCGAACCGACAATCGACGCCACTTGGTTGAATCCCATCGCCATGCCGCGCTCATGCGACGGAAAGGCGTCGGTGAGAATGGCCGCGCTATTGGCGAAAAGAAACGCGGCCCCCAAGCCCTGGACAAGCCGGTAGAGGATCAATTGCAGTGCAGACGTGTTGCCGGTGCCCGGCGTGACAGCCAGCAACACGCTGCCGACCGTGAAAACCAGGAACCCCAGATTGTAGAGCTTCACGCGACCAAACAAGTCGGAAATTCGCCCGCAAGTGACCAGTAAACTGGCAGTTACCACCAGATAGCCGAGGAATAGCCACAGGAAATAGTTTGTCTCCGCCGGCGCGAGCGGATTAACGCCAATTCCCTGAAAAATGGCCGGCATCGCGATCAACACGATGCTGGTGTTGGCGAACGCCATGAATACACCGAGGGTGGTGTTCGACAGCGCGATCCATTTGTAGCCCGGAGAGGTTTCGTCCACCGAGCTTGCGGCATCGCGCGGCCGGTTCGCGCGTTGTGCATCGGAATGAGCGTGCATTGGTGCAACCCGTTGGGGTCGAAACATGGTGCAGATAAATTCGCGTGCGGAAGCCAGCAAAACCCGTGCCCTTTGGGGCGAGAGCCGCCGTCGTATAATGGTGGTGCATTTAATCGTTGATCCACGCTCGAGCGATTCACAGGAAGCGATGAACAAGGCATTCGTTCGCGAGCCCGACAACACTGCGGCAGCCCATTGCCCGCGATGCGGTTCGCTGGGGATCGCTGTCGGAGGAGAAACGCTGCGCGCGCATCTGGACGCCAACGCCTTACGGCCTTTGGCCGAGACGGCGTTCTATTGCCCGTTTCCAAAATGCGAAGTCGGTTATTTCGACCAATTCGAGCAGACCGTGGCAGCCGACCTGATCCGCAATCCGGCGTTTCCCAAGGATCCGCAAGCCCCGATCTGCAACTGTTTCGGCTTCACCATCGAAGAGATCGAGGCCGACCTTCGCGACGGCTCGCCAAAGAGAGTTCGCGAGCTATTGACGCGGAGCAAATCGGCCGAGGCACATTGTCAGACGGCCTCGCCGGATGGCCGATGCTGCATGGCCGAGGTGCAGCGCACCTATCTTCGCGCCCGCGGTTTGAGCGGTTAGTGTCGGGCCAGCGAAACAGCGTGTTTTATCAAACACGCCTCCTAGTCAAGATCGACGAAAGTATTTTTATCGTAGCAGGCACACTCCGTGTGCCGTCGGCGCTCCGCGGCGGATTGCGGCGGATTGCGCACAGAGCAGGGCAGACGGCACACGGAGTGTGCCTGCTACGTTGGGCGCAGCTCGCCGCACAATTGCTTTGCGCCACGACCACGCGAATTCCTTGTCAGGATCGCGTAAAGTATTTTTATCGTAGCAGGCACACTCCGTGTGCCGTCGGCGCTCCGCGGCGGATTGCGGCGCATTGCGCACAGAGCAGGGCAGACGGCACACGGAGTGTGCCTGCTACGTTGGGCGCAGCTCGCCGCACGATTGCTTTGCGCCACGACCACGCGATTTCCTTGTCAGGATCGACGAAAGTATTTTTATCGTAGCAGGCACACTCCGTGTGCCGTCGGCGCTCCGCGGCGGATTGCGGCGGATTGCGCACAGAGCAGGGCAGACGGCACACGGAGTGTGCCTGCTACGTTGGGCGCAGCTCCGCCGCCCTGTGGCTCTGAGGTTGGCCGCTGGCGCGATCGACATGCCGGCGCAAATTTCGCGTTATCATTCACGTTTGCCGCTGATCTTTTCGCTTGCGCCCAGGCGCGACTCGATTTGCACCTGCTGCTGCCGGAAGGCCGCGATTTCGGGAAAATCGGCACCGAGCGCTTCATACGCGGCCAGCGCCTTGCGATTCGCGGCCACCGATTCGGCAAGTTGGCCGTTCTCGCCGTAAGCGGCGGCAAGTTCGTCCCCTATGTGGGCAAGGCCTTCGCGATAATGCAAATCCGCGCGGAATCGGCCGAACTGCGCGTAAACCGTGGTCGCCTGATCCAGCAGATCGATTGCAGCGTGAGTTCGACCCGTTTCGCGGAATACATCGCCCAACACTGACCACGTTTCGGTCAGTTCGCAAGGAGGGCTCCCGAGCCATACTTTTGATTCGCCGGTAAACAGCAGCGCGATCCGCGGCGCCAAGGCTCGTTTGAGATCCGCTTCCGCATCGGCCCAACGATGCAACCGCGCGTACATCGCCCCGCGAGCCTGCCAAAAGCGCGCCTGGGCCGCCAACAGATCGTCGGCGTCCGGCATTTTCGCAATCAAGCTCGACACCAGCGCCAGCGCGGCTTCGAAGCGCGCTTCGGCAGCTGCAATATCGCCGGTGGCGGCGTGATAGGCGCCCTCGTCCGCATAGGTTTCGGCCAGTGTGCGGCGATAGAGCGGCGCAAGTTCGGGCGCGGGCTTTTCGACTGCTAGCGTTTCGAGCATGTGGACCGACAACACGAAGCACAAGCGCGCGTCCTCAAACTCGTGCAGCTTCAGATGAAGCAAACCGGCTCTTCGCCGGGCCATTGCAATCGCGAATCGATCCGCGGGTTCATCGCCCGCTTCGTCGTAGATGGATTTGTAGAATGCCAGTTCTTCTCTCGGCAGCAGTTTGCTCTCCAAGCCCAATGGGTCGATGCGGTCGCCGAACGTCGCCATCGCGAGCAGCAGGTTGTCGTCGGCCCTGCGACATTCTTCCTTGCTCCGCTGCAGCGCGTCGACGAGGATTTGACGGTCGAACAAGGTGCGGCCGACCGAGGCGATGCCGGCGGCTGCCGCGACGATTGCGCAGGCGATTCCAACGACA
The Pirellulales bacterium DNA segment above includes these coding regions:
- a CDS encoding DUF6444 domain-containing protein; this translates as MTQPADKPCPNCEVLQRRVEGLEQRLAVLEAELAKANKNSANSSKPPSSDLIKPPRPAAASGGKRKRGAQPGHPRHERIPFAPDEIDHTFDYCLTHCPDCGGELQSRKVEPRVVQQVEIVATPIEISEHRGHAGFCPCCQKVHYAEIPTAIR
- a CDS encoding substrate-binding domain-containing protein; its protein translation is MRRSIAVVCCLSMAGVLFAGCNRPAAVAKIAVIPKSTNSTFWEMVHAGAKKGAEESHVAIDWDGPARETDTDVQIRLLSDMMAKGAVAVVIAPQDAKALAEPIRNAHKQIPVVVMDSAVDTDDYTSFVATDNKEGGRMAGREMVKLLGNDGGKVAMLRNDPGSASTMDREDGFREAIKGTKVELVAEQFHKSDAQSANRMAQDMILSHPDLAGIFASNEDGTIGAINALKTAQSQGRHIRFVGFDSTEVIADALDQKIIDALVLQDPVRMGELAVKAAAAALKGEKVEKNQPMPPTLVTQENKTQPAIQALLRPPK
- a CDS encoding HD domain-containing protein, yielding MPDFRSESLSYDPIHGYIPFVSGSGLPDGEIGERQIIDHPWLQRMRQIHQLQTAWWVFPAAEHTRFQHVVGVMHLASRAVAGLYESLKQVCPDVPSRGYVESLMRLAGLLHDVGHGPFGHFFDEHYLSRFGLTHETLGSVVIRDEVGDLIRRIRRNPQSRLEDGETLDPAQIALLITRPRAEDSNSVPRWLRFLRSLFSGIYTVDNMDFVLRDAYMSGYSDRAFDLDRLLRYSFFSEAGLTIHSRGVGALLRFIGVRAELFRTIYFHRTVRAIDIALAELFDASRDWLFAGNPLEHLAEYQHFTEWSLLVDVARWPDSPDARKREVGLRWRDLLSRNVHWKMICQRNLVYGAADAEAASIFSNPQFVEQAIRRLLPPEIREMRFVVDLARHVHRPHTRGPAAGQNFLFDESHQKTRPLTDDQLFRQLPVSHHICRIYAESDEHRGPLADALDQLLGPGGADDLTNV
- a CDS encoding PHB depolymerase family esterase gives rise to the protein MKLFISLLAILAVSSARAATALAPSNSMRSLKIGDETRTYLVHVPKSYNAKRPTPVVLIFHGAFTNAAVTVGFTGMNKKADEAGFIAVYPNGTGLGDAVLFWNAGQAIPAKGKTPADDVAFVGKVLDDLTKVANVDPRRIYATGMSNGGMMCYRLAAEMSDRIAAIAPVAGTMAIDNAAPKRAVPVVHFHGKADEIVHFGGITKDADRKWIKYKSVDETMKIWAKIDGCTAEPKVEKLPDSAHDGTSVTKTTYGSGNDGAEVVLYAIDGAGHTWPGHDPVVTFLGRSTKNIDADDLIWDFFRRHPMP
- a CDS encoding 6-carboxytetrahydropterin synthase; this encodes MFRVTRIIDFCYGHRLLNYDGKCKHLHGHNGRAVITLEAPSLDEQGMVLDFTDIKRVVSRWIDQRLDHQMLLHRDDPAIPALTALGEPMYLLDVNPTAENIARLIFDYAREQGFPVKDVSLWETPNCFATYDGA
- a CDS encoding MFS transporter — protein: MHAHSDAQRANRPRDAASSVDETSPGYKWIALSNTTLGVFMAFANTSIVLIAMPAIFQGIGVNPLAPAETNYFLWLFLGYLVVTASLLVTCGRISDLFGRVKLYNLGFLVFTVGSVLLAVTPGTGNTSALQLILYRLVQGLGAAFLFANSAAILTDAFPSHERGMAMGFNQVASIVGSLAGLILGGLLATIHWRLVFLISVPFGLFGTFWAYWKLRETARPAEHPHIDWLGNLLFATGLTIFLLAVTYGIQPYGGSPMGWTNPLVIGGIVVGLVLIAVFVVFERRTANPMFRLELFRIRMFAAGNISNFLASLARGGLQFMLIIWLQGIWLPLHGYRFAETPLWAAIYMIPLLVGFGVSGPVCGWLSDRIGSRLLTSVGMLVNVGGFIGLAMLPADFAYVPFACWLTVLGIGQGMFAAPNTAAIMNSLPAEHRGAGSGMRSTFQNAATLLSIGLFFSIVIAALAAHLPNALTEPLTKAGLPANTAAQVAHLPPTSALFAAFLGYNPMRTLVPGNVLQSLPAASRSQLLGGSFFPQLIAAPFMIGLRWAFSVSAAMCAIASIASFLRGRSPSAIAAGTRSVPTT